One genomic window of Stigmatella ashevillena includes the following:
- the aroC gene encoding chorismate synthase — MNTFGVLFRMTTFGESHGPALGTVIDGCPAGVPLTTAMIQAALDRRRPGQSAITTARAEPDQVEILSGVFEDKTLGTPLAAIVRNTNQRSGDYEKLKTQDRPGHADAVWRERYKHRDHRGGGRTSGRETLCRVIGGTVAEAYLARDLPKVSTVAWVSQVGNLIAEVPPPGLTRAQVDEHPTRCADRALREAMSQRILEAKEAGDSLGGSIDIRVEGLPVGLGEPIFGKLKASIAQALGSVGAITGVVWGPPDLLARIEQPGSVFHSRKDTYGGIQGGLANGEPMQLRAFFKPPATLAEHAKGGRHDPCIMPRAVPVLESMVSLVIADLVLQMNARPHTL, encoded by the coding sequence ATGAACACCTTTGGCGTCCTCTTTCGTATGACCACCTTCGGCGAGAGCCACGGCCCGGCCCTCGGCACGGTCATCGATGGGTGCCCAGCGGGCGTGCCGCTGACGACCGCCATGATTCAGGCCGCGCTCGACCGGCGCCGCCCAGGCCAGTCCGCCATCACCACGGCGCGCGCCGAGCCGGACCAGGTGGAGATCCTCTCGGGCGTCTTCGAGGACAAGACGCTGGGCACGCCGCTGGCGGCCATCGTCCGCAACACCAACCAGCGCTCGGGCGACTACGAGAAGCTGAAGACACAGGATCGGCCCGGCCACGCGGACGCCGTGTGGCGCGAGCGCTACAAGCACCGGGACCACCGGGGCGGCGGGCGCACGAGCGGACGCGAGACGCTCTGCCGCGTCATCGGCGGCACGGTGGCCGAGGCGTACCTCGCTCGGGACTTGCCCAAGGTGAGCACCGTCGCCTGGGTGTCCCAGGTGGGCAACCTCATCGCCGAGGTGCCCCCGCCGGGGCTCACGCGCGCCCAGGTGGATGAGCACCCCACGCGCTGCGCGGACCGGGCCCTGCGCGAGGCGATGTCCCAGCGCATCCTCGAGGCCAAGGAGGCCGGCGACAGCCTGGGAGGCTCCATCGACATCCGCGTCGAGGGGCTGCCCGTGGGGCTGGGAGAGCCCATCTTCGGCAAGCTCAAGGCCTCGATCGCCCAGGCCCTGGGCAGCGTCGGCGCCATCACGGGCGTGGTCTGGGGGCCTCCGGATCTGCTCGCGCGCATCGAGCAGCCCGGCAGCGTCTTTCACTCCCGCAAGGACACCTACGGCGGCATCCAGGGGGGGCTGGCCAACGGCGAGCCCATGCAACTGCGCGCCTTCTTCAAGCCGCCCGCCACGCTCGCGGAGCACGCCAAGGGCGGACGCCATGACCCGTGCATCATGCCGCGCGCGGTGCCCGTCCTGGAGAGCATGGTGTCGCTGGTCATCGCCGACCTCGTCCTCCAAATGAACGCGCGCCCGCATACCTTATGA
- a CDS encoding 3-dehydroquinate synthase, producing MSTPPLPPGSYRPATDRWGSFSKLAARLPEGSLAVVDRTVARLHPGLVPALEARRPRAIVQITGGERAKNFASLEKVLTGGLALPRSGTLVVIGGGTLGDVATVAAHLLKRGVRLVQVPTTLLAAVDSSLGGKGAVDLLARGRVVKNPVGVFHYADEAWICPEFFASLSDAQHREGAIEAWKMVACLDARLFRKYTRQPPPLDRLVKDARRLKESICAQDPYEQSGLRRVLNFGHSFGHVLESLSRFKLSHGDAVGLGMRCALDVGRRLGVTPEPVALQVEQALEQGPGVLGRDRIAALVQRASLKDVVTLLAADKKAGKSGELRMVLLTGIGAFDIRDVSEAEWRQLWPAWKKGIRP from the coding sequence ATGAGTACACCCCCGCTTCCCCCTGGTTCCTACCGCCCCGCCACCGATCGCTGGGGCTCCTTCTCGAAGCTCGCCGCACGGCTGCCCGAAGGGAGCCTGGCCGTGGTGGACCGCACCGTGGCGCGGCTCCATCCGGGCCTCGTCCCCGCGCTGGAGGCGCGGCGCCCCCGCGCCATCGTGCAGATCACCGGCGGGGAGCGGGCCAAGAACTTCGCCTCGCTGGAGAAGGTGCTGACCGGCGGGCTCGCCCTGCCCCGCTCCGGAACGCTGGTGGTCATCGGCGGAGGCACCCTGGGGGATGTGGCCACGGTGGCCGCGCACCTGCTCAAGCGCGGCGTGAGGCTGGTGCAGGTGCCCACCACCCTGCTGGCCGCGGTGGACAGCAGCCTCGGCGGCAAGGGGGCGGTGGATCTCCTGGCGCGCGGGCGCGTGGTGAAGAACCCAGTGGGCGTCTTCCACTACGCGGACGAGGCGTGGATCTGCCCCGAGTTCTTCGCCTCGCTGTCCGATGCCCAGCACCGGGAAGGGGCCATCGAGGCCTGGAAGATGGTGGCCTGCCTCGACGCGCGCCTCTTCCGGAAATACACGCGGCAGCCGCCTCCGCTCGACCGGCTGGTGAAGGACGCCCGCAGGCTCAAGGAGAGCATCTGCGCGCAGGACCCCTACGAGCAGAGCGGCCTGCGGCGCGTGCTCAACTTCGGCCACAGCTTCGGCCACGTGCTGGAGAGCCTGTCGCGCTTCAAGCTGTCCCACGGGGACGCGGTGGGCCTGGGCATGCGCTGCGCGCTGGACGTGGGGCGGCGCCTGGGCGTCACCCCCGAGCCGGTGGCGCTCCAGGTCGAACAGGCGCTGGAGCAGGGCCCCGGCGTGCTCGGCCGGGACCGGATCGCCGCCCTGGTGCAGCGCGCGTCCTTGAAGGATGTGGTGACCCTGCTCGCCGCCGACAAGAAAGCGGGGAAATCGGGCGAGCTGCGCATGGTGTTGCTCACCGGCATCGGCGCCTTCGACATCCGGGACGTCTCCGAGGCCGAATGGCGTCAGCTCTGGCCCGCCTGGAAGAAGGGAATCCGCCCATGA
- a CDS encoding 3-phosphoshikimate 1-carboxyvinyltransferase encodes MSQLHIDPSHLTAARLTPPVSKSDAQRALVLAHLTGHWPLSSLQSEPEADLPADVRVLKRGVEALRLPPGPLRDVDCADGGAPFRILVTQAAVTPGARVRFTGTPRLGERPHGALFTSLREALGPQGLTLTEGKPWPVELHAPEATRDPVFRVPGDQSSQYASSLLLGSAALFLREKRPWSVEILGTLTSAGYLELTLTWLRRFGFTVTESASRFTVTAYQPPQSAPALPGDWSSLGYLLLIAWRTGGSVERADPANAHPDQAILRLVQPAGLSPVTGPDLTMRLEGKARAGLVASGKECPDLLPTLAALGCVLPAPSTLTDVGILRVKESDRLEGIRTLVEAYGGRTTLEGETLTLTPPSAPPAHFSMNSHGDHRLAMVSATLSVLSGARLTLTGPECVEKSFPGFWRQMERTGVRLSE; translated from the coding sequence ATGAGCCAGCTTCACATCGATCCCAGCCACCTCACCGCCGCGCGCCTCACCCCGCCCGTCTCCAAGTCCGACGCCCAGCGGGCGCTGGTGCTCGCGCACCTCACCGGCCACTGGCCCCTGAGCTCGCTCCAGTCCGAGCCCGAGGCCGACCTGCCCGCGGACGTGCGCGTCCTCAAGCGCGGCGTGGAGGCCTTGCGCCTGCCGCCCGGCCCTCTGCGCGATGTGGACTGCGCGGATGGAGGCGCCCCGTTCCGCATCCTCGTCACCCAGGCCGCGGTGACGCCGGGCGCCCGGGTGCGCTTCACCGGCACCCCGCGCCTGGGCGAGCGTCCCCACGGCGCGCTCTTCACGTCCCTCCGCGAAGCGCTCGGCCCCCAGGGCCTCACCCTCACCGAGGGCAAGCCCTGGCCCGTGGAGCTCCACGCCCCCGAGGCCACCCGCGACCCGGTCTTCCGCGTCCCGGGCGACCAGAGCAGCCAGTACGCCTCCAGCCTCCTGCTGGGCAGCGCGGCGCTCTTCCTGCGCGAGAAACGCCCCTGGAGCGTGGAAATCCTGGGCACCTTGACGAGCGCCGGTTACCTGGAGCTGACGCTCACCTGGCTGCGGCGCTTCGGCTTCACCGTGACGGAGAGCGCTTCCCGGTTCACGGTGACCGCCTACCAGCCCCCCCAGAGCGCCCCCGCCCTGCCCGGCGACTGGTCCTCCCTGGGGTACCTGCTGCTCATCGCGTGGCGCACGGGCGGCAGCGTGGAGCGCGCGGACCCCGCCAACGCCCACCCCGATCAAGCCATTCTCCGGCTGGTACAGCCCGCGGGCCTGAGCCCCGTGACGGGCCCGGACCTCACGATGCGCCTGGAGGGCAAGGCCCGGGCGGGCCTGGTGGCCTCGGGCAAGGAGTGCCCGGACCTGCTCCCCACGCTCGCGGCCCTCGGATGTGTGCTGCCAGCCCCCTCCACCCTGACCGATGTAGGCATCCTTCGCGTGAAGGAGAGCGACCGGCTGGAGGGCATCCGCACCCTGGTGGAGGCCTATGGCGGACGCACCACGCTGGAGGGCGAGACGCTCACCCTCACGCCTCCCTCCGCTCCGCCCGCACACTTCTCGATGAATAGCCATGGGGACCACCGGCTCGCCATGGTTTCCGCAACCCTCTCGGTCCTGTCGGGCGCGCGCCTGACCCTGACCGGGCCTGAATGCGTGGAGAAGAGCTTTCCCGGCTTCTGGCGGCAAATGGAGCGCACGGGCGTCCGGCTGTCTGAGTGA
- a CDS encoding citrate synthase gives MPKDTLTITDNRTGKTYEVPVENGCIRTTSLRQIKVGDDDFGLMGYDPAFLNTANCKSAITYIDGDKGILEYRGYPIEQLAEKSSFLEVAHLLINGELPNPKELEQFTHLVTHHTYVHENIKAFMDGFRYDAHPMSMLASTVAALSSFYPDAKSIKDEQSRSIQITRLIAKMPTIAAFSFRHSMGLPYIYPDNDLSYVANFLAMIRRIGTATYKAHPTLEHALDVLFILHADHEQNCSTTSVRTVGSSEVDPYSAVSAGIGALYGPLHGGANEAVLRMLREIGHVSKIPEFIKSVKSGEGEKKLMGFGHRVYKSYDPRAKVIKRVADEVFEVTGKNPLLDIALELERIALQDEYFVKRKLYPNVDFYSGLIYEAMGFPVEMFPVLFAIPRTVGWCAQWEEMVKDPEQKIARPRQVFVGSKRRDYIPMDKRAAK, from the coding sequence ATGCCCAAGGACACGCTGACCATCACGGACAACCGAACCGGGAAGACCTATGAGGTTCCGGTCGAGAACGGGTGCATTCGCACCACCTCCCTCCGGCAGATCAAGGTAGGTGACGATGACTTCGGCCTGATGGGATACGACCCAGCGTTCCTGAACACGGCCAACTGTAAGAGCGCCATCACCTATATCGATGGCGACAAGGGCATTCTGGAGTACCGGGGCTACCCCATCGAGCAGCTGGCCGAGAAGTCCTCGTTCCTCGAGGTGGCCCACCTGCTGATCAACGGCGAGCTGCCCAACCCCAAGGAGCTGGAGCAGTTCACCCACCTCGTGACGCACCACACGTACGTGCACGAGAACATCAAGGCGTTCATGGATGGGTTCCGCTACGACGCGCACCCCATGTCCATGCTGGCCTCCACGGTGGCGGCGCTGTCGAGCTTCTACCCGGACGCCAAGAGCATCAAGGACGAGCAGAGCCGCAGCATCCAGATCACCCGGCTCATCGCCAAGATGCCCACGATCGCGGCCTTCTCGTTCCGCCACAGCATGGGGCTGCCGTACATCTACCCGGACAATGACTTGTCCTACGTCGCCAACTTCCTGGCGATGATCCGGCGCATCGGCACCGCCACGTACAAGGCGCACCCGACGCTGGAGCACGCGCTGGACGTGCTCTTCATCCTGCACGCGGACCACGAGCAGAACTGCTCCACCACCTCCGTGCGCACGGTGGGCTCGTCCGAGGTGGACCCCTACTCGGCGGTCAGCGCGGGCATCGGCGCGCTCTATGGCCCGCTGCACGGCGGCGCCAACGAGGCGGTGCTGCGCATGCTGCGCGAGATCGGCCACGTCTCGAAGATCCCCGAGTTCATCAAGTCGGTGAAGAGCGGCGAGGGCGAGAAGAAGCTGATGGGCTTCGGCCACCGCGTCTACAAGTCGTATGACCCCCGCGCCAAGGTCATCAAGCGCGTGGCGGACGAGGTGTTCGAGGTGACGGGCAAGAACCCGCTGCTCGACATCGCCCTGGAGCTCGAGCGGATCGCCCTCCAGGACGAGTACTTCGTCAAGCGCAAGCTCTACCCGAACGTCGACTTCTACTCGGGCCTCATCTACGAGGCGATGGGCTTCCCCGTGGAGATGTTCCCGGTGCTCTTCGCCATCCCGCGCACGGTGGGCTGGTGCGCGCAGTGGGAGGAGATGGTGAAGGACCCGGAGCAGAAGATCGCCCGGCCGCGGCAGGTGTTCGTCGGCTCCAAGCGCCGCGACTACATCCCCATGGACAAGCGCGCCGCCAAGTAG